The following proteins come from a genomic window of Anas platyrhynchos isolate ZD024472 breed Pekin duck chromosome 12, IASCAAS_PekinDuck_T2T, whole genome shotgun sequence:
- the CIAO2B gene encoding cytosolic iron-sulfur assembly component 2B, translated as MVGPAGGAPLENANPLIYRRSGERPVTAREEDDELPDSIDDREIFDLIRSINDPEHPLTLEELNVVEQVRVKVNDAESTVAVEFTPTIPHCSMATLIGLSIKVKLIRSLPERFKMDVHITPGTHASEHAVNKQLADKERVAAALENSHLLEVVNQCLSARS; from the exons ATGGTGGGCCCGGCCGGCGGGGCGCCGCTGGAGAACGCCAACCCCCTCATCTACCGCCGCTCCGGGGAGCGGCCCGTGACGGCGAGGGAGGAGGACGACGAGCTGCCCGACTCCATCGACGACCGGGAGATCTTCGAT CTCATCCGCTCCATCAACGATCCCGAGCACCCCCTCACTCTGGAGGAGCTGAATGTTGTTGAGCAAGTTCGAGTTAAA GTGAACGATGCCGAGAGCACCGTGGCAGTGGAGTTCACCCCCACGATTCCCCACTGCAGCATGGCAACGTTAATTGGCCTGTCCATCAAAGTAAAATTGATCAGATCTCTGCCCGAGAGATTTAAG ATGGATGTTCATATAACACCAGGAACACATGCCTCTGAGCATGCAG ttAATAAACAGCTTGCTGATAAAGAACGTGTAGCAGCTGCTTTGGAAAACTCTCATTTACTGGAAGTGGTGAATCAGTGTCTGTCTGCCCGATCATAA
- the LOC101790993 gene encoding fatty acyl-CoA hydrolase precursor, medium chain-like isoform X1 encodes MLVHAAEIELEQNNCNRKNFTERLEGSIKNKRQGQKGAEPEVTIAHGRLRGKQANVKGTDRLVNVFLGIPFAKAPVGSLRFSPPEPPEPWNDLRDATSYPPLCPQDLSLLKKAEKNYKEKHIPFRTSEDCLYLNVYSPAGSDKKDKLPVMVWIHGGNFVFGGASRYDGSALSAYENVVVVIIQYRLGLLGFFCTGDEHARGNWALLDQVAALRWIQENIEHFGGDPGSVTLFGVSAGSCSIYAHIMSPLSKGLFHKAISESGILIPPNKNLLLSADLKKIAGIFKCETSSSLSLVNCLRNQEAMDIIANSTEIQLLPLVLDGVFLHKSPEDILTGKEFNMVPLMIGVTNNEFGWNIRSTSLIPGLKEVKDKKSITSTLEFLLPMMDLPAELLPMITDEYLGNTDDPAELRDQFLDLLGDVGVVMPSIKALNYHKETGAPTYFFEYQHRPTAYRDSKPEYVKADHGDEVGFVFGGPYLAGDIGLRGEATEEEKNLSKTLMKYWANFARNGDPNGEGLVEWPSYNLNEEYLQINLEQKKARKLKEKKVDFWKKIMFEQTNTKRMENRKVNSEL; translated from the exons atgctGGTCCACGCTGCTGAG attgaACTGGAACAAAATAACTGCAACAGAAAGAATTTTACAGAAAGACTTGAgggaagtattaaaaataagagGCAAG GACAGAAGGGTGCTGAACCAGAAGTGACTATTGCGCATGGACGGCTcagaggaaaacaagcaaacgtGAAGGGGACAGATCGACTTGTAAATGTTTTCCTCGGTATTCCTTTTGCAAAAGCACCAGTTGGATCCTTGAGGTTTTCCCCACCTGAACCACCTGAACCCTGGAATGATCTGAGAGATGCAACTTCCTACCCACCACT ATGCCCTCAAGATCTGTCCCTGttgaaaaaagctgaaaaaaattataaagaaaaacacattccaTTCCGAACTTCAGAGGACTGTTTGTATCTAAATGTTTACAGCCCTGCTGGTTCAGACAAGAAGGACAAATTACCT GTAATGGTATGGATCCATGGAGGCAATTTTGTATTTGGAGGTGCTTCTAGGTATGATGGTTCTGCCCTGTCAGCCTATGAGAATGTTGTGGTAGTAATAATTCAGTACAGACTTGGACTGCTTGGATTCTTCTG tACTGGTGATGAACATGCTCGTGGGAactgggcacttttggatcaaGTAGCAGCTCTTCGTTGGATCCAAGAAAATATTGAACACTTTGGTGGAGATCCAGGATCTGTCACACTCTTTGGTGTATCTGCAGGATCTTGCTCTATTTATGCACAT ATTATGTCTCCTTTGTCTAAGGGTCTCTTTCATAAAGCAATATCAGAGAGTGGAATTCTAATCCCTCCTAATAAAAATTTACTTCTTTCTGCAGATCTTAAG AAAATTGCAGGTATATTTAAGTGTGAGACTAGTAGTTCACTTTCACTCGTAAACTGCTTGAGGAACCAAGAAGCAATGGATATTATTGCTAACAGTACG GAAATCCAGCTTTTACCCTTAGTTTTGGATGGAGTATTCCTTCATAAGTCACCTGAAGACATATTGACTGGAAAGGAGTTTAATATGGTCCCACTGATGATAGGAGTCACCAACAATGAATTTGGCTGGAACATTAGATCT acatCACTAATACCAGGTTTGAAGGAAGTGAAAGATAAAAAATCAATCACTTCAACATTAGAGTTTCTACTACCAATGATG GATTTGCCAGCAGAGTTATTGCCTATGATAACGGATGAGTATCTGGGAAACACAGATGATCCTGCTGAGCTACGAGACCAATTTCTCGACTTGCTGGGGGATGTAGGAGTTGTCATGCCATCCATTAAAGCATTGAATTATCACAAGG AGACTGGAGCTCCTACCTACTTCTTTGAATATCAGCATCGGCCCACTGCATACCGGGATAGTAAACCAGAGTATGTGAAAGCTGATCATGGAGATGAAGTTGGCTTTGTCTTTGGAGGACCGTATCTGGCAGGTGATATAGGCCTACGCG GTGAAgctacagaggaagaaaaaaaccttaGCAAAACGCTAATGAAGTACTGGGCTAACTTTGCTCGAAATGG AGATCCTAACGGGGAAGGTTTGGTTGAATGGCCATCTTATAACCTAAATGAAGAATACTTGCAAATAAACCTAGAACAAAAGAAAGCCAGAAAGTTGAAGGAAAAGAAGGTAGACTTTTGGAAAAAGATTATGTTTGAACAGACAAATACcaaaagaatggaaaacagaaaggtTAATTCAGAGTTATAA
- the LOC101790993 gene encoding fatty acyl-CoA hydrolase precursor, medium chain-like isoform X2, with product MQVGEKMSPQSQIFLLCTLVCSITFITCGIEGQKGAEPEVTIAHGRLRGKQANVKGTDRLVNVFLGIPFAKAPVGSLRFSPPEPPEPWNDLRDATSYPPLCPQDLSLLKKAEKNYKEKHIPFRTSEDCLYLNVYSPAGSDKKDKLPVMVWIHGGNFVFGGASRYDGSALSAYENVVVVIIQYRLGLLGFFCTGDEHARGNWALLDQVAALRWIQENIEHFGGDPGSVTLFGVSAGSCSIYAHIMSPLSKGLFHKAISESGILIPPNKNLLLSADLKKIAGIFKCETSSSLSLVNCLRNQEAMDIIANSTEIQLLPLVLDGVFLHKSPEDILTGKEFNMVPLMIGVTNNEFGWNIRSTSLIPGLKEVKDKKSITSTLEFLLPMMDLPAELLPMITDEYLGNTDDPAELRDQFLDLLGDVGVVMPSIKALNYHKETGAPTYFFEYQHRPTAYRDSKPEYVKADHGDEVGFVFGGPYLAGDIGLRGEATEEEKNLSKTLMKYWANFARNGDPNGEGLVEWPSYNLNEEYLQINLEQKKARKLKEKKVDFWKKIMFEQTNTKRMENRKVNSEL from the exons ATGcaagtaggggaaaaaatgtctCCTCAAAGCCagatttttttgctttgtacCTTGGTTTGTAGTATAACATTTATCACTTGTGGAATAGAAG GACAGAAGGGTGCTGAACCAGAAGTGACTATTGCGCATGGACGGCTcagaggaaaacaagcaaacgtGAAGGGGACAGATCGACTTGTAAATGTTTTCCTCGGTATTCCTTTTGCAAAAGCACCAGTTGGATCCTTGAGGTTTTCCCCACCTGAACCACCTGAACCCTGGAATGATCTGAGAGATGCAACTTCCTACCCACCACT ATGCCCTCAAGATCTGTCCCTGttgaaaaaagctgaaaaaaattataaagaaaaacacattccaTTCCGAACTTCAGAGGACTGTTTGTATCTAAATGTTTACAGCCCTGCTGGTTCAGACAAGAAGGACAAATTACCT GTAATGGTATGGATCCATGGAGGCAATTTTGTATTTGGAGGTGCTTCTAGGTATGATGGTTCTGCCCTGTCAGCCTATGAGAATGTTGTGGTAGTAATAATTCAGTACAGACTTGGACTGCTTGGATTCTTCTG tACTGGTGATGAACATGCTCGTGGGAactgggcacttttggatcaaGTAGCAGCTCTTCGTTGGATCCAAGAAAATATTGAACACTTTGGTGGAGATCCAGGATCTGTCACACTCTTTGGTGTATCTGCAGGATCTTGCTCTATTTATGCACAT ATTATGTCTCCTTTGTCTAAGGGTCTCTTTCATAAAGCAATATCAGAGAGTGGAATTCTAATCCCTCCTAATAAAAATTTACTTCTTTCTGCAGATCTTAAG AAAATTGCAGGTATATTTAAGTGTGAGACTAGTAGTTCACTTTCACTCGTAAACTGCTTGAGGAACCAAGAAGCAATGGATATTATTGCTAACAGTACG GAAATCCAGCTTTTACCCTTAGTTTTGGATGGAGTATTCCTTCATAAGTCACCTGAAGACATATTGACTGGAAAGGAGTTTAATATGGTCCCACTGATGATAGGAGTCACCAACAATGAATTTGGCTGGAACATTAGATCT acatCACTAATACCAGGTTTGAAGGAAGTGAAAGATAAAAAATCAATCACTTCAACATTAGAGTTTCTACTACCAATGATG GATTTGCCAGCAGAGTTATTGCCTATGATAACGGATGAGTATCTGGGAAACACAGATGATCCTGCTGAGCTACGAGACCAATTTCTCGACTTGCTGGGGGATGTAGGAGTTGTCATGCCATCCATTAAAGCATTGAATTATCACAAGG AGACTGGAGCTCCTACCTACTTCTTTGAATATCAGCATCGGCCCACTGCATACCGGGATAGTAAACCAGAGTATGTGAAAGCTGATCATGGAGATGAAGTTGGCTTTGTCTTTGGAGGACCGTATCTGGCAGGTGATATAGGCCTACGCG GTGAAgctacagaggaagaaaaaaaccttaGCAAAACGCTAATGAAGTACTGGGCTAACTTTGCTCGAAATGG AGATCCTAACGGGGAAGGTTTGGTTGAATGGCCATCTTATAACCTAAATGAAGAATACTTGCAAATAAACCTAGAACAAAAGAAAGCCAGAAAGTTGAAGGAAAAGAAGGTAGACTTTTGGAAAAAGATTATGTTTGAACAGACAAATACcaaaagaatggaaaacagaaaggtTAATTCAGAGTTATAA